The following are encoded together in the Melitaea cinxia chromosome 22, ilMelCinx1.1, whole genome shotgun sequence genome:
- the LOC123664600 gene encoding UDP-glucosyltransferase 2-like: MSWPLWTKIAIFILLLVDIDGARILAYFPTPSISHQVVFRHVTKELAKRGHEVTVITTDPLPKEEVPANLTEIDVHDVSYKHWEELFLVHTGNRKDVNQQINIIFEKMATTIKIQMDTPAVQKALSKKHKKYFDLLLLEAMYRPLLGIGHMFDAPIVHISSFGGVPSMYGIYGAPTHPLLYPTASRQRSYNLTLWEKAVELFRHLALEYKISSMLEFDYQEMKKAFGNDIPSIEQLASKIKLLLLNEHPIWASNRPVPPNIEFIGGIHQSEEKELPYDLKSYLDSSKHGVIYVSFGTNVLPSLLPPEKIRIMTKVFSQLPYDILWKWDKEVLPGKSNNTKIGRWFPQSDLLKHPNVKLFITQGGLQSADETINAAVPVIGMPMLGDQWFNVENYVHHKVGLQLDVTTLTEEEFRDAVLTVINDKSFKNNIVRLRSLMRSFPIRPLDKAVWLIEHIIEYGGDHLQTPSRGLTLAEYYEINLILVFLFILLIISVTVACALKVVLSIVVPCRMLFSNLKA, translated from the exons ATGTCGTGGCCACTGTGGACTAAAATTgcaatttttatacttttgttagTGGATATCGACGGTGCTAGAATTTTGGCATACTTTCCTACACCATCGATAAGTCATCAAGTAGTGTTCCGACATGTGACAAAAGAGCTTGCAAAACGAGGGCATGAAGTCACTGTCATAACAACTGATCCACTTCCAAAAGAAGAAGTGCCCGCAAATTTAACAGAAATTGATGTCCATGATGTATCATACAAACATTGGGAGGAATTATTTTTAGTTCACACAGGAAACCGAAAAGATGTTaatcaacaaataaatataatattcgaGAAAATGGCAACAACAATTAAAATACAGATGGATACACCAGCTGTTCAAAAAGCCTTATCGAAGAAGCATAAGAAATATTTTGACTTACTTCTGCTCGAAGCTATGTATCGTCCGTTGCTTGGTATCGGTCATATGTTCGATGCTCCAATCGTTCATATTAGTTCGTTTGGTGGAGTTCCATCTATGTATGGTATTTATGGTGCACCAACGCATCCTTTGTTATATCCCACAGCCTCAAGACAAAGATCATACAATTTAACTCTTTGGGAAAAAGCAGTAGAACTTTTTAGGCATTTAGcattagaatataaaatttcaagtatgttggAATTTGATTACCAAGAAATGAAAAAAGCTTTTGGAAATGATATTCCAAGTATTGAACAATTAGCAAGCAAGATAAAACTATTGTTGCTGAATGAACATCCAATTTGGGCTTCAAATCGACCAGTACCACCAAACATAGAATTCATAGGTGGTATACATCAAAGTGAAGAAAAAGAATTGCCTTAT gATTTGAAATCATATTTAGATTCTTCAAAACATGGTGTGATATATGTTAGTTTTGGCACAAACGTGTTACCATCGTTATTACCACCAGAGAAGATTCGAATAATGACCAAAGTATTCTCTCAACTACCTTATGATATTTTGTGGAAATGGGACAAGGAAGTGTTACCAGGAAaatcaaataatacaaaaattggtCGTTGGTTTCCACAAAGCGATCTTTTGA aGCATCCGAacgtaaaactttttataactcAAGGAGGGCTTCAGTCAGCTGATGAAACTATCAATGCGGCTGTACCTGTAATTGGTATGCCGATGTTAGGAGATCAATGGTTTAATGTAGAAAATTATGTTCACCACAAAGTTGGATTACAACTTGACGTAACGACGCTAACAGAGGAGGAATTTCGAGATGCTGTATTAACTGTAATTAATGACAAAAG tttTAAGAATAATATCGTCAGACTACGATCGCTCATGAGATCGTTTCCGATCAGACCATTAGATAAAGCCGTTTGGTTAATAGAACATATCATCGAGTATGGCGGTGATCACCTACAAACTCCATCGCGTGGTTTGACTTTGGCGGAATACTACGAAATCAATCTAATACTcgtgtttttgtttatattgttaataatatctGTGACGGTAGCTTGTGCTTTAAAAGTTGTCTTAAG CATCGTTGTTCCTTGTAGAATGTTATTCAGTAATTTAAAGGCGTAA